In Streptomyces sclerotialus, the DNA window GATAAACTGGTGCAATTGTGGTGGGAGTTGTCATGGGCTCCGGTACCTGGGAGGGGCGGTCCGCTCCGCCTGGCACGCGAGGCCCGCCGCCAGCGTCCAGGAGGCCCCATGCTCCGAAGCGCCGTCCGCAGCGCCGCAGCCGGTTTCGTCCTTCTCTTCGCGGCGGTGCTCGCCGCCGACGCGGGTGCCGGGGGCGGTGGTGCCGCCGCCCCGCCGGCCCCGGTCCGCCTGGTCTCCGCCCAGAAGGGGCTGCCGCTCTACGGCGCCTCCGTGATCGCGCACCGGGGAGCCGCCAAGTACGCCCCCGAGAACACCCTCGCCGCGGTCGACGAAGCCGACCGGCGCGACGTGGAGTGGGTCGAGAACGACGTGCAGCGCACCAAGGACGGCAAGCTGGTCGTCATCCACGACACCACGCTGAAGCGGACCACCGACGCCGAGGAGGTCTACCCGAAGCGATCGCCGTGGCGGGTGGGGGACTTCACCGCCGCCGAGATCGCCAGGCTGGACGCCGGCAGCTGGTTCGACGAGGAGTTCGCGGGCGAGCGCGTGCCCACCCTCGCCTCCTACCTGAACCGGGTGGACCGCAACGGCCAGCACCTCCTGCTGGAGATCAAGAACCCGGAGCAGTACCCGGGCATCGTGAAGCAGGTCCTCGCCCAGCTGCGGGATTCCGGTTGGCTCGACGCGGAGCACGTGATGGACGGGCTGGTCGTCCAGAGCTTCGGGGGTGACGCCGTACGTGAGGTGCACTCGCGGCAGCCGGACGTCCGTACGGCGGTGCTCGGCACGCCCAGCCGTGCGAAGCTGCCGGAGTACGCCCGGTTCGCCGACTGGATCAATCCGCCGTACAAGGACCTGAGTTCGGCCTATGTGTCCGCTGTGCAGAGCCTGTGGGGCCCGCACGCCGAGCGGATGGAAGTGCACACCTGGGGCGTGTCGGTCAGTCAGGCCAAACGGGCCTTCTCGTCGTACGGTATCGACGGCGTAATCCTCTGACCTGGAGCTTCCGCTTCCGTCGCGCGCCGTGTGACGTACATGGCATGTGAAGCAAGTGAGGAGACGATTTACGGGATTCGGCGTGCCGGGCTAGGGTGCCTCTGATGTTCTCAGCTGCCTCGCTCCCCGCAATTCCGGTAAGACGGAGAATTCTCTCCCTGGGTTGCCTGGGGGAGGGGACGTGAACAATCTCGCGCAGCCGCACAGTGAGCGGCGCACCCCTCTTCCGCCCACCCGGACCGCGCCGGACTCCGCGGACACCGCGGTCAAGGACGCCCCGGTCACGGGTGGAGCGCGGCAGACCGGACGGAAGCCGGACGCACCGGCGAAGAACGGCAAGCAGCGCGACGCCTTCTTCGACAACGCGAAGTACCTGGCGATCGTGCTGGTGGCGATGGGCCACTCGTGGGAGCCGCTGCGGGACGGCAGCCGTTCGGCGGCGGCGCTCTACATCACGGTGTACGCGTTCCACATGCCGGCCTTCATCATCATCTCCGGCTACTTCTCGCGCAGTTTCGACATGCGCAAGGACCGGCTGCAGCGGCTGATCACCGGCGTCGCCGTGCCGTACATCCTCTTCGAGACGGCGTACACGCTGTTCAAGCGGGTGGCGGACGACGACCCGGGGTATCCCATCAGCCTGCTGGACCCCTGGTACCTGACCTGGTTCCTGGTCGCGCTGTTCATCTGGCGGCTCACCACGCCGATCTGGAAGATCGTGCGCTGGCCCGTCCCGCTGGCGCTCGCCATCGCCGTGCTGGCGTCCGTCTCGCCGGACATCGGTGACGACCTGGACCTCCAGCGGGTCCTGCAGTTCCTGCCGTTCTTCGTCATCGGCCTGTGCCTCAAGCCCGAGCACTTCCTGCTCGTGCGCAACAAGCGGGCGCGCATCCTGGCCGTGCCGGTCTTCGCGGCCGCGCTGGTCTTCGCGTACTGGGCCGCGCCCCGGATGAACGCCGCGTGGTTCTACCACCGCGACAGCGCCCAGGAGCTCGCCGCGCCGTGGTGGTCCGGCGCCGTCATGACGCTGGCGATGTTCGGCTGCTCGCTGGTCCTGGTGGCGTGCTTCTTCGCCTGGGTACCGGGCCGGAAGATGTGGTTCACCGCGCTCGGCGCCGGCACCCTGTACGGCTACCTCCTGCACGGCTTCCTGGCCAAGGGGTCGCGCTTCTGGGGCTGGTACGACGACTTCCACTGGGTGCACACCCCGCTCGGCGCGATCGCGCTGACGCTGATCGCCGGCACCATCATCACGGTGCTGTGCACCCCACCGGTGCAGCGGATGTTCCGGTTCGCGATGGAGCCCAAGATGAACTGGGCGTTCAAGAAGGACGCCGCCGAGGTGGCCCGCCACCGGAAGTGACACGACGGCCAGGCAGAATCGCCTGTGCCATCCGGGGCCCGGTTCGCGCGCGGACCGGGCCCCGTCGTCGTCCGGAGGAGACACCATGCCCGAGTCGGCCTGGTCCGGTGAACAGCTGGACCTGGACGCCTACCTGGAGCGCATCGGGTACGCGGGGGACCGCACGCCCACCCTGCAGACGCTGCGCGCCGTCCAGGCCGCCCACGTCACGGCCATCGGCTTCGAGAACATCGACGTCCTGCTGGGCCGGCCGGTGCCGCTGGACGTGCCGAGCCTCCAGGACAAGCTCGTCGGCAGCGGCCGCGGCGGCTACTGCTACGAACACAACCTGCTCTTCGCCGCCGCCCTGGAACGGCTCGGCTTCGCCGTCTCCGGGCTCGGCGCCCGTATCCGGATGGGCGAGGACAGGATCCGCCCGACCACCCACGCACTGCTGAAGGTGCGGCTGGAAGGCGAGGAGTGGATCACCGACGTCGGCTTCGGCGGCGAGGCGCTCCTCGCGCCGCTGCCGCTGCGCGCGGGGTACCAGGAGCGGCAGGGCGGCTGGACCTTCGGCATCGGCCGGGAAGCGGACGGCACGTGGGTCGTACGGTCGCTGCACGCCGACGGCTGGTTCGACCTGTACTCCTTCGGGGAGGAGCCGCGGCACGCCGTCGACTTCGCCGTCTTCAACCACTACATAGCCACCCACCCGCGCTCGCCGTTCGTGCAGCGCCTCGTGGTGCAGCGCCCCGACCACGGCCTGCGGCGCACCCTGGTCGGTACGGAGCTGACGCTGACCGGCACCGACCACGTCCGCGACGTGCGCGAGGTGTCCGGCGCCGAGCTGCCGCGGGTGCTCGCCGAGGTCTTCCGGATCACGCTCACGGACACGGACGAGAAGACGCTGGTGGGCTGGTACGGAGGGTGAGAGCCGGCGGGCGGCGCGGTCAGGGGACGACCGCGATGCCCTCGATCTCCACGAGCGCCGCCTCGTCCCACAGCCGGGTGGTGCCGATCACCGCCATCGCGGGGTAGTCCGTGCCGACCAGCTGCTTCCAGACCCGGCCGATGGCGGCGGCGTTGCGGCGGTAGTCGGCCACGTCCACCGCGTACACCGTCAGCTTGCCCAGGTCGGCCGGGCCGGCCCCGGCCGCTTCCGCGGCGGCCAGCAGATTCGTCAGCGCCTGTGCGAACTGCTCGACGACGTCCGTGCCGACGATCCGGCCCGCGCCGTCCAGCGCGGTCTGCCCGGCGAGCAGGACGAGGGTGCCCGGAGCGGCCCGTACGGCGTGACTGAAGCCGGTCGGCGGGGACAGCTGCGGCGGGTTGATCCGTTCCAGGCCGGTCATGTGCCGCTCCGTCCCGCCGTCCACGCCGGTCCGCTCCGCAGTTCACGCACGTCCGCCGCCTCCGCTTCAGCCGCCGGTCGCCACCAGTTCGTAGCGCACACCCAGAGATTGAAGCGCCTCCTGCTCCGCCTGCGGAAGATCCTGGTCGGAGATGACGAGGTCGAAGTCGGCCAGCGGGGCCAGCTCGTACAGCGCCTGGCGGCTGAACTTGGAGTGGTCCACCAGCAGCACCTTGCGCCGGGCCGCCGCCATCAGGGCCCGCTTGACCAGGACGTTCTCCTGGGCCTGGTGGTAGCAGTGGCCGTTGTCGACGGCGGAGGTGGACAGGAAGGCGACATCGGCGCGGAAGCTGCGCGCGATGTCGGCGGTGGACATGCCGAGGAAGGCGTTGAACGCGGCGTGGTACTCGCCGCCCAGCGCGATCACCCGGATGTCGGGCTCGTCGGCCAGCTCGTTGATCACCTGCAGCGAGTTGGTGATCACGGTGTACGCGCCGCGCCCGGACAGCGAGCGGGCCAGCGGCAGCGCCGTACTGGAGTCATCGATGATCACCGCCTGGCCGGGCTCCGCGATGGCCAGCGCGGCCGCGCAGATCGCCTCCTTCGCGGCGACGTGCTCGCTGCCGCGCCAGCGCGCGTTCGACTCGAACAGGGCGTTGGGCGCCGCGGTGGCGCCGCCGCGCACCTTCCGCAGCCAGCCCTGGTGCTCCAGCGTGTCCAGGTCGCGGTGGACGGTCATCTGGCTGACGCCCAGCTCCTTGACCAGGTCCTCGATGCTGACCTGGCCCTCGGCCAGCACCCGGTCCGCGATCCGCTTCCGGCGGTCCTTGGGGCCGAGCTTGGCCGGGGACGCGGCGTCGCCGGCGGCGGGCGCGGCGTCGTCGGCCGGGGGCACGGCGTCAGGAGTCCCCTCGGCAGTGCCGTCGGCAGTCCCTTCGGTACCGGTCAACGCTCGTCCTCTCCCGGATGGCGATCGGCCACGTCCTCACACGTCCGCACGGCCCGGCCGGCCGCACCGGGGCCTCCTCGGAGTTTAGAGCCTGCCGGGCCGCCTTCCCCTGGCCCGGGCGCGGCCCCGTGCCCGCCGCGACCGGTCCCCGGGCACCGCGCCGCACGACGCGGTGCCGTACGTCATTTCGCGTCCGCGTAGCACTCCACCACCGCCGTGGTGAACGGGAAACGGACCGGGGTGCGGCCGAAGGCGATGCGGCCCGCCAGGTCGGCGGCCGTGGCGATGGCCGCCGCCACCGCGGGCGCCTCCTCCTCGGGGCAGTGCACGATCACCTCGTCGTGCTGGAAGAAGACCAGCTCGGCCCGCATGCCGGACTCGTGCAGCGACCGGCGGAGCGCGGCCAGCACCAGCAGCGCCCAGTCGGCGGCACTGCCCTGCACGACGAAGTTGCGGGTGAAGCGGCCGCGGGCCCGGGCGCCCGCCGTGCTGCCGTACGAAGCCGGGGCCTCCTCCTGCGGCAGGCCCGCCTCGTCGGGCGCGGCCACCGAGGCGGGCGTGCTCGTACGGCCGAGCCAGGTGCGCACCAGGCGGCCCTCCTCGCCCGCCCGCGCCGCGTCGTCCACGTACGCCACCGCTGCCGGGTAGCGGCGCCGCAGGTCCGCCATGTGCTTGAGCGCGTCGCCCGAGGTCTGGCCGTAGATCGCGCCGAGCAGCGCCAGCTTGGCCTGCGCGCGGTCCCCGCCGAAGGCGCGGGCCGCCAGGTCGGCGTACATGTCCCGGCCGCTGCCCGCCACCTCCATCAGCCCGGGGTCCCGGGAGACGGCGGCCAGCACCCGCGGCTCCATCTGGTCGGCGTCCGCGACCACCAGCCGCCAGCCGGGGTCGGCGATCACGGCCCGCCGGATCACCTTGGGGACCTGCAGCGCACCGCCGCCGTTGGTCGTCCAGCGCCCGGAGACCGTGCCGCCCGGGAGGTACTCGGGGCGGAAGCGGCCCTCGTGCACCCACTGCTGCAGCCAGGACCAGCCGTGCGCGGTGTGCAGGCGGTAGAGCCGCTTGTACTCCAGGAGCGGGGCGACGGCCGGGTGGTCGATGCCGAGCAGCTCCCACTTGCGGGTGGAGGTCAGCTTGATCCCGGCCTGGCCGAAGGCCCGGATGATGTCGGCGGGCAGATCGGGGCGGACCCGCGCGTCCGCCCCGAAGGCGCGGGACACCTCGTCCGCCAGCTCGGCCAGCCGCTGCGGCTCCAGACCGCCCGGATAGCGCTCGCCGAGCAGCTCGTCCAGCAGTGCGCGGTGCACGTCCGCGCGCCAGGGCACGCCGGCCCGGTGCAGCTCGGCGGCGACCAGCATCCCGGCCGACTCCGAGGCGAGCAGCAGCCGCATCCGCTCCGGCCGCTCGGTCTTCTCCGTACGCGCCAGCTGACCGGCATAGACCTCCAGCAGCGCCGTGAACTCGTCCGTCCCCGGCGGCAGCGGCACCGGGCCCGGATCGAAGAGCGAGGGCTGCGTCTCCGCGCTCCGCACGGGCGGGTCCTCGGGCACCGGCAGGCCGTGCAGCCGGGCCCAGGCCGCGGCGAGCGACCTCGGCTGGCCCGACTGGCCCTCCTCGTACCCGATGAGCAGCGACTCGGCGGCCTCGACGTCGTAACAGCGCTCGACGCGGACCCCGGCCGCCAGCAGCTTGCGGTACGACTCCGCCGTGGACCGCCACACCCAGCGCTCCACCTCGGGCCGCGCCCGCACCGCCGTGACGAGATCCGGCTCTTCGGCCACCTCCCCGGCGACCCGCCCCGCCTCGTCCACCGCACACAGCCGGACACCCCCGTTCGCCGACTCGCCCACCACCCACCGCATGACCTGAGTTTCGCACCGGGGTACGACATTCCGGCCTCGGAGACGGCCGCCCTGGCCCCCTCGCCGTCAGATCACCCGGACGGACACCGGACGGTCGGCCCCCGTGCAGCGGGCCAGGTGGGCGGCCTCGGCCGCCAGGCCCTCGTCCGGCACGGGGCCGTGCTCCGCCGCGTGGTCCTTGAAGAGGCTGACCTCCACGGCCGTGTCGGTGAAGGCCCAGACGCCCGCGACCCGGCCGCCGTGCACGACGACGGGGGAGATCCACCCGGCCGTACGGCTGACCTCCTTACGGTGCTGCGCCGGGACGAGCCGGTCATCGGCCGTGCCGGGCCCGAGGACGTACTGGTCGAAGCCGGCCAGCAGCCGCACCTCGCCGGAGGGCCGCACGGCCGCCAGCACGTCGGCGTCCTCGCTGCGTATGTACGCGCCGGGCACGCCGTCCACCTCGACCGGGGTGAGCGCGTCACCGAGCGCCGCGAACCAGCCGCGCAGGACGGCCTTGCGGGTCGCGCCGCGCAGCAGCCACGCGTCGAAGGCCGCGGGCGTCGCCGGGCCGTGCGCCCCCAGATACGCGGAGAGCACCGTGCCGGCCGCCTCCTCGGGGTCCGGCACTCCGGACCAGTCCGGCAGCCAGGAGTGCGGCGCCGTGAACGTGACGTGCCGCCCGCGGGGGAGGCCCTGGCAGAGCCGCCCGGTCCACGCCAGCGGCTTGAGCACCGCGCTCCAGCCCGAGGACAGCTGCTCGCCGAGCCCGGCCAAACCCTTGCGGGCGCAGACGGCCGCCACCAGCTCCTCGCGGGTCAGCTGCCGCCCGGCCAGCTCCTCGTCGACCGCCTCGCCCAGCGCCGCCAGCTGCCGCGGGCTCACCCCGAACGCCTTCTGCCAGGACGGCTTCTCCCATGTACGGGCGGCGCCGAGCAGCGAGAGGTACGCGCCGAGCACCGGAGCGGGCAGCAGGTGCAGGGTCCCGCGCATGGCCCAGGTCCTGACCACCGAGCGGTCTGCCAGCGCGGCGTCCACGGAGCCGGCCACGGGATCGCGTCGGCGGGTGGCGACGGCCAGCTCGGCCGACGAGGCGACCTGCGCCTGCACCCCGGCCAGCCGCCCCGCCAGCTCCGCGACGGTCGCGTCACCGCGAGGGACGAGGCTCTGCTGCCGCAGCCGCCAGGCCAGCACCTGGCCGTGCGACACCTTCAAGGTCGAATGCATGGCCCCATTGGACCGCACGCCACTGACAGCCGCCCGGTGCGCAAGCCACGCCGGGGGCAGAGGTGTTCAGGCTGTTACTCCCGGCCGGCGTCGGCAGTCGCCCGGGGCCGTTCGGGGCTCTCGGCCACGGCCTCGGCCTTCATGGCCTTCGTCTCGGACTTCAGGATGCGCATCGACTTGCCGAGGCCGCGGGCCATGTCGGGAAGCTTCTTGGAGCCGAAGAGCAGGACGAGGACCGCGAGGATCAGCACCAGGTGCCAGGGCTCGAGGGCATTGCGGAACATGAGGGCTCGCTCTCGTAGGGGTGCGTTCCCGTGGGGTGCGCAGCCGCGCGCCCGTACGCGCGGTACGGAATCGGTTGTTCCGCTCAGTATGCCCCGTACAGGGGTACGAAAGGGAAACCGGGGCCGAGAACCGCCTGAACGACGGCCCCGGCCCCGGTTGCGGCGTTCGCCTACCAGCTGGA includes these proteins:
- a CDS encoding glycerophosphodiester phosphodiesterase; this translates as MLRSAVRSAAAGFVLLFAAVLAADAGAGGGGAAAPPAPVRLVSAQKGLPLYGASVIAHRGAAKYAPENTLAAVDEADRRDVEWVENDVQRTKDGKLVVIHDTTLKRTTDAEEVYPKRSPWRVGDFTAAEIARLDAGSWFDEEFAGERVPTLASYLNRVDRNGQHLLLEIKNPEQYPGIVKQVLAQLRDSGWLDAEHVMDGLVVQSFGGDAVREVHSRQPDVRTAVLGTPSRAKLPEYARFADWINPPYKDLSSAYVSAVQSLWGPHAERMEVHTWGVSVSQAKRAFSSYGIDGVIL
- a CDS encoding acyltransferase family protein, coding for MNNLAQPHSERRTPLPPTRTAPDSADTAVKDAPVTGGARQTGRKPDAPAKNGKQRDAFFDNAKYLAIVLVAMGHSWEPLRDGSRSAAALYITVYAFHMPAFIIISGYFSRSFDMRKDRLQRLITGVAVPYILFETAYTLFKRVADDDPGYPISLLDPWYLTWFLVALFIWRLTTPIWKIVRWPVPLALAIAVLASVSPDIGDDLDLQRVLQFLPFFVIGLCLKPEHFLLVRNKRARILAVPVFAAALVFAYWAAPRMNAAWFYHRDSAQELAAPWWSGAVMTLAMFGCSLVLVACFFAWVPGRKMWFTALGAGTLYGYLLHGFLAKGSRFWGWYDDFHWVHTPLGAIALTLIAGTIITVLCTPPVQRMFRFAMEPKMNWAFKKDAAEVARHRK
- a CDS encoding arylamine N-acetyltransferase family protein, whose product is MPESAWSGEQLDLDAYLERIGYAGDRTPTLQTLRAVQAAHVTAIGFENIDVLLGRPVPLDVPSLQDKLVGSGRGGYCYEHNLLFAAALERLGFAVSGLGARIRMGEDRIRPTTHALLKVRLEGEEWITDVGFGGEALLAPLPLRAGYQERQGGWTFGIGREADGTWVVRSLHADGWFDLYSFGEEPRHAVDFAVFNHYIATHPRSPFVQRLVVQRPDHGLRRTLVGTELTLTGTDHVRDVREVSGAELPRVLAEVFRITLTDTDEKTLVGWYGG
- a CDS encoding RidA family protein — encoded protein: MTGLERINPPQLSPPTGFSHAVRAAPGTLVLLAGQTALDGAGRIVGTDVVEQFAQALTNLLAAAEAAGAGPADLGKLTVYAVDVADYRRNAAAIGRVWKQLVGTDYPAMAVIGTTRLWDEAALVEIEGIAVVP
- a CDS encoding DeoR/GlpR family DNA-binding transcription regulator, with translation MTGTEGTADGTAEGTPDAVPPADDAAPAAGDAASPAKLGPKDRRKRIADRVLAEGQVSIEDLVKELGVSQMTVHRDLDTLEHQGWLRKVRGGATAAPNALFESNARWRGSEHVAAKEAICAAALAIAEPGQAVIIDDSSTALPLARSLSGRGAYTVITNSLQVINELADEPDIRVIALGGEYHAAFNAFLGMSTADIARSFRADVAFLSTSAVDNGHCYHQAQENVLVKRALMAAARRKVLLVDHSKFSRQALYELAPLADFDLVISDQDLPQAEQEALQSLGVRYELVATGG
- a CDS encoding bifunctional 3'-5' exonuclease/DNA polymerase; amino-acid sequence: MRWVVGESANGGVRLCAVDEAGRVAGEVAEEPDLVTAVRARPEVERWVWRSTAESYRKLLAAGVRVERCYDVEAAESLLIGYEEGQSGQPRSLAAAWARLHGLPVPEDPPVRSAETQPSLFDPGPVPLPPGTDEFTALLEVYAGQLARTEKTERPERMRLLLASESAGMLVAAELHRAGVPWRADVHRALLDELLGERYPGGLEPQRLAELADEVSRAFGADARVRPDLPADIIRAFGQAGIKLTSTRKWELLGIDHPAVAPLLEYKRLYRLHTAHGWSWLQQWVHEGRFRPEYLPGGTVSGRWTTNGGGALQVPKVIRRAVIADPGWRLVVADADQMEPRVLAAVSRDPGLMEVAGSGRDMYADLAARAFGGDRAQAKLALLGAIYGQTSGDALKHMADLRRRYPAAVAYVDDAARAGEEGRLVRTWLGRTSTPASVAAPDEAGLPQEEAPASYGSTAGARARGRFTRNFVVQGSAADWALLVLAALRRSLHESGMRAELVFFQHDEVIVHCPEEEAPAVAAAIATAADLAGRIAFGRTPVRFPFTTAVVECYADAK
- a CDS encoding winged helix DNA-binding domain-containing protein; this encodes MHSTLKVSHGQVLAWRLRQQSLVPRGDATVAELAGRLAGVQAQVASSAELAVATRRRDPVAGSVDAALADRSVVRTWAMRGTLHLLPAPVLGAYLSLLGAARTWEKPSWQKAFGVSPRQLAALGEAVDEELAGRQLTREELVAAVCARKGLAGLGEQLSSGWSAVLKPLAWTGRLCQGLPRGRHVTFTAPHSWLPDWSGVPDPEEAAGTVLSAYLGAHGPATPAAFDAWLLRGATRKAVLRGWFAALGDALTPVEVDGVPGAYIRSEDADVLAAVRPSGEVRLLAGFDQYVLGPGTADDRLVPAQHRKEVSRTAGWISPVVVHGGRVAGVWAFTDTAVEVSLFKDHAAEHGPVPDEGLAAEAAHLARCTGADRPVSVRVI
- the tatA gene encoding Sec-independent protein translocase subunit TatA: MFRNALEPWHLVLILAVLVLLFGSKKLPDMARGLGKSMRILKSETKAMKAEAVAESPERPRATADAGRE